The Equus caballus isolate H_3958 breed thoroughbred chromosome 13, TB-T2T, whole genome shotgun sequence genome includes a window with the following:
- the LOC100068123 gene encoding cytochrome P450 3A12 isoform X3, with protein MIKTVLVKECYSLFTNRRPVGPVGILKSSITLSEDEQWKRMRTLLSPTFTSGKLKEMFPTISQYGDVLVRNLRKEAEKGMPITLKEFFGAYSMDVITGISFGVNIDSLNNPQHRFVENCKNILKFHFFDPLTILLSLLPFLSPVLEVLNILVFPVSAIKFFTKSIKTIKESRLKDKQKQQVDFLQLMINSQNSKEMSRYKALSDLELVVQSISFIFAGYETTSSSLSFLTYALATHPEVQEKLQEEIDLAFPNKAPPTYDALLQMDYLDMVLNENLRLFPIAVRLERVCKKNVKINGVFIPKGTVVMVPNFLLHRDPEFWPEPEEFHPERFSKKNKDRINPYVYLPFGTGPRNCIAMRFAIMNMKLAVVKLLQNFSFKPCEETQIPLKLCNQGLMEPQKPIVLKVEFRDRTVSGP; from the exons ATGATCAAAACAGTATTAGTGAAAGAATGTTATTCCCTCTTCACAAACCGGCGG CCTGTTGGTCCAGTGGGAATTTTGAAAAGTAGCATCACTTTATCTGAGGATGAACAATGGAAAAGAATGCGAACGTTGCTGTCTCCAACTTTCACCAGTGGAAAGCTCAAGGAG ATGTTCCCCACCATTAGTCAGTATGGAGATGTGTTGGTGAGGAAcctgaggaaggaagcagagaaaggcaTGCCCATCACCTTAAAAGA GTTCTTTGGGGCCTACAGCATGGATGTGATTACTGGCATATCATTTGGAGTGAACATTGATTCCCTCAACAACCCACAACATCGCTTTGTGGAAAACTGCAAGAACatcttaaaatttcatttcttcgATCCACTCACTATCTTATTAT CACTCTTGCCATTCCTTAGCCCAGTTTTGGAGGTATTGAATATACTTGTGTTTCCAGTAAGTGCTATTAAATTTTTCACAAAAtctataaaaacaataaaagaaagtcgcctcaaagataaacaaaag CAACAAGTGGATTTTCTTCAATTGATGATTAACTCCCAGAATTCCAAAGAAATGAGCAGATATAAAG cTCTGTCTGATCTGGAGCTGGTGGTCCAATCTATTAGCTTTATTTTTGCTGGCTATGAGACTACTAGcagttctctttccttccttacgTATGCCTTGGCCACTCACCCTGAAGTCCAGGAGAAACTGCAGGAGGAGATTGATTTGGCTTTCCCCAATAAG GCACCTCCCACCTATGATGCCCTGTTACAGATGGATTATCTTGACATGGTGTTGAATGAAAATCTCAGATTATTCCCAATTGCTGTTAGACTTGAGAGAGTCTGTAAGAAAAATGTGAAGATCAATGGGGTGTTCATTCCCAAAGGGACAGTGGTGATGGTGCCAAACTTTCTCCTTCACCGAGACCCGGAGTTCTGGCCAGAGCCTGAGGAGTTCCATCCTGAAAG GTTCAGTAAGAAGAACAAGGACAGAATAAATCCTTATGTATACTTGCCCTTTGGAACTGGACCCAGAAACTGCATTGCCATGAGATTCGCTATCATGAACATGAAACTTGCTGTTGTCAAGTTGCTGCAGAACTTCTCCTTCAAACCTTGTGAAGAAACACAG ATCCCCCTGAAATTATGCAATCAAGGGCTAATGGAACCACAAAAACCCATTGTTCTAAAGGTTGAATTCAGAGACAGAACCGTGAGTGGCCCCTGA
- the LOC100068123 gene encoding cytochrome P450 3A12 isoform X4, protein MRTLLSPTFTSGKLKEMFPTISQYGDVLVRNLRKEAEKGMPITLKEFFGAYSMDVITGISFGVNIDSLNNPQHRFVENCKNILKFHFFDPLTILLSLLPFLSPVLEVLNILVFPVSAIKFFTKSIKTIKESRLKDKQKQQVDFLQLMINSQNSKEMSRYKALSDLELVVQSISFIFAGYETTSSSLSFLTYALATHPEVQEKLQEEIDLAFPNKAPPTYDALLQMDYLDMVLNENLRLFPIAVRLERVCKKNVKINGVFIPKGTVVMVPNFLLHRDPEFWPEPEEFHPERFSKKNKDRINPYVYLPFGTGPRNCIAMRFAIMNMKLAVVKLLQNFSFKPCEETQIPLKLCNQGLMEPQKPIVLKVEFRDRTVSGP, encoded by the exons ATGCGAACGTTGCTGTCTCCAACTTTCACCAGTGGAAAGCTCAAGGAG ATGTTCCCCACCATTAGTCAGTATGGAGATGTGTTGGTGAGGAAcctgaggaaggaagcagagaaaggcaTGCCCATCACCTTAAAAGA GTTCTTTGGGGCCTACAGCATGGATGTGATTACTGGCATATCATTTGGAGTGAACATTGATTCCCTCAACAACCCACAACATCGCTTTGTGGAAAACTGCAAGAACatcttaaaatttcatttcttcgATCCACTCACTATCTTATTAT CACTCTTGCCATTCCTTAGCCCAGTTTTGGAGGTATTGAATATACTTGTGTTTCCAGTAAGTGCTATTAAATTTTTCACAAAAtctataaaaacaataaaagaaagtcgcctcaaagataaacaaaag CAACAAGTGGATTTTCTTCAATTGATGATTAACTCCCAGAATTCCAAAGAAATGAGCAGATATAAAG cTCTGTCTGATCTGGAGCTGGTGGTCCAATCTATTAGCTTTATTTTTGCTGGCTATGAGACTACTAGcagttctctttccttccttacgTATGCCTTGGCCACTCACCCTGAAGTCCAGGAGAAACTGCAGGAGGAGATTGATTTGGCTTTCCCCAATAAG GCACCTCCCACCTATGATGCCCTGTTACAGATGGATTATCTTGACATGGTGTTGAATGAAAATCTCAGATTATTCCCAATTGCTGTTAGACTTGAGAGAGTCTGTAAGAAAAATGTGAAGATCAATGGGGTGTTCATTCCCAAAGGGACAGTGGTGATGGTGCCAAACTTTCTCCTTCACCGAGACCCGGAGTTCTGGCCAGAGCCTGAGGAGTTCCATCCTGAAAG GTTCAGTAAGAAGAACAAGGACAGAATAAATCCTTATGTATACTTGCCCTTTGGAACTGGACCCAGAAACTGCATTGCCATGAGATTCGCTATCATGAACATGAAACTTGCTGTTGTCAAGTTGCTGCAGAACTTCTCCTTCAAACCTTGTGAAGAAACACAG ATCCCCCTGAAATTATGCAATCAAGGGCTAATGGAACCACAAAAACCCATTGTTCTAAAGGTTGAATTCAGAGACAGAACCGTGAGTGGCCCCTGA